From a single Photobacterium gaetbulicola Gung47 genomic region:
- a CDS encoding putative ComM-related protein (COG0606), with protein sequence MNLAIIHSRASVGVQAPAVTVEVHISNGMPAFQLVGLPETSVKEAKDRVRSAIVNAGFEFPSRRITVNLAPADLPKEGGRFDLPIALGILAASEQIPADKLQFFEFLGELALSGELRPVKGALPAALAAGQAKRCLVVPDGNGDQVALVGKEQHKSAQSLLAVCAHLHGEGELLLVQSEVADLEEQSAPARDMQDIIGQQQGKRALEIAAAGGHNLLFLGPPGTGKTMLASRLCDLLPPMSIEEAMETAAVASLTQQHIHESNWRQRPFRTPHHSSSMAALVGGGSVPRPGEISLAHNGILFLDEMPEFERKVLDSLREPLESGEIVISRATSKTTFPARFQLIGALNPSPTGFYEGNQSRTNPQAILRYLSRLSGPLLDRFDMSIEIPALPRGTLADGGDRGEPSAVIRERVLAARTCMVERSGRVNALLGTRELDTFCKLGRQDAEFLETALHQLGLSIRAYHRIIKVARTIADLAGSEAIERGHLAEALGYRAMDRLLRQLTAQAV encoded by the coding sequence ATGAACCTTGCCATTATCCATAGCCGTGCCAGTGTCGGGGTTCAGGCCCCTGCGGTCACTGTCGAGGTGCATATCAGCAATGGAATGCCCGCTTTTCAGCTGGTCGGGTTGCCAGAGACCAGTGTCAAGGAAGCCAAGGACCGGGTGCGCAGTGCCATCGTCAATGCGGGGTTTGAGTTTCCGTCGCGGCGCATAACCGTTAATCTGGCGCCAGCCGATTTGCCCAAGGAAGGCGGTCGTTTTGATTTACCGATTGCTCTTGGGATCCTGGCTGCTTCGGAGCAAATACCTGCCGATAAGCTGCAATTTTTTGAGTTTTTGGGGGAGTTGGCGCTTTCCGGTGAGTTGCGGCCGGTCAAGGGAGCACTGCCCGCGGCCTTGGCGGCCGGACAGGCCAAGCGTTGCCTGGTGGTACCCGATGGCAATGGCGATCAGGTGGCACTGGTGGGTAAAGAGCAGCATAAATCGGCCCAAAGTCTGTTGGCGGTCTGCGCCCACTTGCATGGCGAGGGCGAATTGTTGCTGGTGCAGTCTGAGGTTGCTGATCTCGAAGAGCAATCCGCGCCGGCCCGTGACATGCAAGATATCATTGGCCAGCAGCAAGGCAAGCGGGCGCTGGAAATTGCCGCTGCCGGCGGTCATAACCTGCTGTTTCTCGGCCCGCCCGGCACCGGTAAGACCATGCTGGCGTCCCGGTTGTGCGATTTGCTACCGCCGATGTCCATTGAGGAGGCGATGGAAACTGCTGCGGTTGCCTCGCTGACCCAGCAGCATATCCATGAGAGTAATTGGCGCCAGCGTCCCTTCCGTACCCCTCACCATTCCAGCTCGATGGCGGCGTTGGTCGGTGGGGGCTCGGTCCCCCGACCCGGTGAAATATCCCTTGCCCACAACGGTATCCTGTTTTTGGACGAGATGCCGGAATTCGAGCGCAAGGTGTTGGACTCGCTGCGCGAACCGCTGGAGTCCGGCGAGATCGTGATCTCCCGCGCCACCAGCAAGACCACTTTCCCGGCCCGGTTCCAGCTTATCGGTGCCTTGAATCCCAGCCCGACCGGCTTTTACGAGGGCAACCAGTCGCGTACCAACCCGCAGGCCATACTGCGCTATCTCAGCCGCTTGTCCGGCCCGCTCCTCGACCGCTTTGATATGTCGATTGAGATCCCGGCGCTGCCGCGCGGGACACTGGCCGATGGTGGCGATCGGGGCGAGCCCAGTGCGGTAATTCGTGAACGGGTATTGGCCGCGCGAACCTGCATGGTCGAGCGCAGCGGTCGGGTTAATGCCCTGCTGGGGACGCGTGAGCTGGATACCTTCTGCAAGCTTGGCAGGCAGGATGCGGAATTTCTCGAAACCGCCTTGCACCAGCTCGGCCTGTCGATCCGGGCCTACCACCGGATCATCAAAGTGGCGAGGACGATTGCCGATCTGGCTGGGAGCGAAGCGATAGAGCGGGGGCATCTTGCCGAGGCACTGGGGTACCGGGCAATGGATAGGTTGCTGCGTCAGTTAACTGCGCAGGCTGTATAG
- a CDS encoding threonine dehydratase (COG1171): MMSEVTQAHEAELPCGADYLREILRAPVYEVAQVTPLQSMTRLGSRIGNQVQLKREDRQPVHSFKLRGAYNMMAQLTEAQRQAGVIAASAGNHAQGLAMSGKHLGVKATIVMPRTTPDIKVDAVRGFGGKVVLHGGNFDEAKAHAEMLAGQHGYTFIPPFDHPAVIAGQGTIGVELVQQNSHLDYIFVPVGGGGLAAGVAVLIKQLMPQIKVIGVEAEDSACLRAALDAGEPVTLDQVGMFADGVAVKRIGEETFRLCQQYLDDSITVSSDEICSAVKDIFEDTRAIAEPSGALSLAGLKKFAERHQLKDKQLAAVLSGANLNFHGLRYVSERCELGEKREGLLAVTIPERPGAFLDFCHILGGRAVTEFNYRYNNDSLANVFVGVRLIQGQEELDSIIADLRKGGYPVVDLSDDEMAKVHVRYMIGGRPSKPLKERLYSFEFPEYPGALLKFLNTLGTHWNISLFNYRNHGADYGRVLCGFELEEQDLLSFTSHLRELGYSWKDETDNPAYQFFLAQ, encoded by the coding sequence ATGATGAGCGAAGTCACTCAGGCCCACGAGGCCGAGCTGCCCTGCGGGGCAGACTACCTGCGGGAGATCCTGCGGGCTCCGGTATATGAAGTCGCTCAGGTCACGCCGCTGCAAAGCATGACCCGTCTTGGCAGCCGCATCGGCAACCAGGTTCAGCTTAAACGGGAGGACCGCCAGCCGGTCCACTCCTTCAAGCTGCGCGGTGCCTACAATATGATGGCCCAGCTGACTGAGGCTCAGCGCCAAGCCGGCGTCATCGCCGCTTCGGCGGGTAACCATGCCCAAGGCCTGGCCATGTCGGGCAAACACCTTGGGGTAAAGGCAACCATCGTCATGCCGCGAACCACCCCAGATATCAAAGTCGATGCCGTACGGGGGTTCGGCGGCAAGGTGGTACTGCACGGCGGCAACTTCGACGAAGCCAAGGCCCATGCCGAGATGCTGGCGGGCCAGCACGGCTACACCTTCATTCCGCCTTTCGATCACCCAGCCGTGATCGCCGGGCAAGGGACGATTGGCGTCGAGCTGGTCCAGCAAAATAGCCACCTCGACTACATTTTTGTTCCGGTCGGCGGCGGTGGGCTCGCTGCGGGGGTCGCGGTCCTGATCAAGCAACTGATGCCGCAGATCAAGGTGATCGGGGTCGAGGCCGAGGATTCGGCCTGCCTGCGTGCCGCACTGGATGCCGGTGAGCCGGTGACCTTGGATCAGGTCGGTATGTTTGCTGATGGCGTGGCGGTCAAACGCATCGGCGAAGAGACCTTCCGCCTGTGCCAGCAGTATCTTGATGACTCCATTACCGTAAGCAGCGACGAGATCTGCTCGGCAGTAAAAGATATTTTCGAAGATACCCGGGCAATCGCCGAACCATCCGGGGCGCTATCACTGGCCGGGCTCAAGAAATTTGCCGAGCGCCACCAGCTCAAGGACAAACAACTTGCCGCCGTGTTGTCAGGGGCCAACCTCAACTTCCACGGCCTGCGCTATGTTTCGGAGCGCTGCGAGCTGGGGGAAAAACGCGAAGGGCTACTGGCGGTGACCATTCCCGAACGCCCGGGGGCATTCCTCGATTTCTGCCATATCCTAGGCGGTCGTGCCGTTACCGAGTTCAACTACCGCTACAACAACGACAGTTTGGCGAATGTGTTTGTCGGGGTACGTTTGATCCAGGGCCAGGAAGAGCTCGACAGCATCATTGCCGACCTGCGCAAAGGTGGTTATCCGGTGGTGGATTTATCCGATGACGAAATGGCCAAGGTCCATGTCCGCTATATGATTGGTGGCCGTCCATCCAAGCCATTGAAAGAAAGGCTGTACAGCTTTGAGTTTCCAGAATACCCCGGGGCCCTGCTCAAGTTCCTCAACACCCTGGGCACCCACTGGAATATCAGCCTGTTCAATTACCGCAATCATGGCGCGGATTATGGCCGGGTGCTGTGCGGCTTCGAGCTGGAAGAGCAGGACTTGCTGTCCTTCACCAGCCACCTCCGTGAACTCGGCTATAGCTGGAAAGACGAAACAGACAACCCGGCTTACCAGTTCTTCCTCGCACAATAA
- a CDS encoding acetolactate synthase 2 catalytic subunit (COG0028) encodes MTGAELVVKALQKQGIKTVFGYPGGAIMPIYDALYDGGVEHILCRHEQGAAMAAIGMARATQDVAVCMATSGPGATNLMTGLADAFLDSVPIVAITGQVASSHIGTDAFQEMDVIGMSLACAKHSYLVTDINELIPTLAEAFEVAKTGRPGPVVVDIAKDVQLALAPAGDLTPITPPAIPVVSSEQIAAAQHVLSASQRPVLYVGGGVQLAHATETVRTFLAMNPMPAVSTLKGLGTIERHNPHYLGMLGMHGTKTANLVVQECDLLIVIGARFDDRVTGKLDTFAPHAKVIHIDIDAAEFNKLRHAHAPLRGDINVILPQLELSQNISDWVDYTDSLRQQNKWRYDHPGDLIYAPLLMKQLSDMMPDSSIVSTDVGQHQMWAAQHIQPREPQNYITSAGLGTMGFGLPAAMGAKVARPNDESILITGDGSFMMNIQELGTLKRRQIPVKMVLINNQRLGMVRQWQSLFFDGRHSETILDDNPDFVMLAKAFDIPGKTITRKEEVEPALKEMLASDTAYLLHVLISEEDNVWPLVPPGAANQDMLENT; translated from the coding sequence ATGACGGGAGCAGAGTTAGTCGTAAAGGCGCTGCAGAAGCAGGGGATAAAAACGGTATTTGGCTACCCGGGTGGTGCCATCATGCCTATCTATGATGCCCTTTATGACGGTGGGGTCGAGCATATCCTATGCCGCCACGAACAAGGGGCTGCCATGGCCGCGATCGGCATGGCAAGAGCCACCCAGGATGTTGCCGTTTGCATGGCGACATCCGGCCCGGGCGCCACCAACCTGATGACAGGACTGGCTGACGCCTTTCTCGATTCAGTGCCTATCGTGGCTATCACTGGGCAGGTAGCCAGTTCACACATCGGTACCGATGCTTTCCAGGAAATGGACGTGATAGGCATGTCACTGGCCTGTGCCAAGCACAGCTACCTGGTGACCGATATCAACGAACTGATCCCAACGCTTGCCGAGGCTTTCGAAGTGGCCAAGACCGGCCGCCCTGGCCCAGTGGTGGTCGATATCGCCAAAGATGTCCAGCTGGCCCTGGCACCGGCAGGGGATCTGACTCCCATCACTCCCCCTGCGATCCCTGTCGTTTCCAGCGAGCAAATTGCTGCCGCCCAACACGTATTATCAGCTAGCCAGCGCCCAGTGTTGTATGTCGGTGGCGGGGTCCAACTCGCCCATGCGACCGAGACCGTCAGAACCTTCCTCGCCATGAACCCGATGCCGGCAGTCAGTACCCTCAAGGGACTGGGGACCATCGAACGCCACAACCCGCACTATTTGGGAATGCTAGGCATGCATGGCACCAAGACCGCCAACCTGGTGGTGCAGGAATGTGACCTGCTGATCGTGATCGGTGCCCGTTTCGATGACCGAGTAACCGGCAAGCTAGACACCTTCGCGCCACATGCCAAGGTGATCCATATCGATATCGATGCCGCCGAGTTCAACAAGCTACGGCATGCCCATGCGCCGCTGCGCGGAGATATCAACGTCATCCTGCCGCAACTGGAGCTCAGCCAGAACATCAGCGACTGGGTCGACTACACTGACAGCCTGCGCCAGCAGAACAAGTGGCGCTATGACCACCCGGGCGACTTGATCTATGCGCCGCTGCTGATGAAGCAGCTATCCGACATGATGCCGGACTCTTCCATCGTCTCGACCGATGTCGGCCAGCACCAGATGTGGGCGGCACAGCACATCCAGCCGCGCGAGCCGCAGAACTACATCACCTCAGCCGGCCTTGGCACCATGGGCTTTGGCCTGCCGGCGGCGATGGGGGCCAAGGTCGCCCGCCCGAATGACGAGTCCATCCTGATCACCGGTGACGGCTCGTTCATGATGAACATCCAGGAGCTGGGAACCCTCAAGCGCCGCCAGATCCCGGTCAAGATGGTGCTGATCAATAACCAGCGCCTGGGCATGGTCCGCCAGTGGCAGTCTTTGTTCTTCGATGGCCGCCATAGCGAAACCATTCTCGATGACAACCCGGATTTCGTGATGCTGGCCAAAGCCTTCGATATCCCGGGCAAAACCATCACCCGCAAGGAGGAGGTGGAGCCGGCACTAAAAGAGATGTTGGCGAGCGATACGGCTTACTTACTCCATGTATTGATCTCGGAAGAAGACAATGTATGGCCCCTCGTACCACCTGGCGCGGCAAATCAAGATATGCTGGAGAATACTTAA
- a CDS encoding branched-chain amino acid aminotransferase (COG0115), which yields MANTADFIWFNGEMVPWGDAKVHVLTHAMHYGTSVFEGIRCYNTPKGPAVFRHKEHMDRLKNSAKIYRFPIPYSSEELMEICRETLRVNQLESAYIRPLGYVGNVGLGVCPPVGTEMDVMVAAFPWGSYLGEEALENGVDAMISSWHRAAPNTIPTAAKAGGNYLSSLLVGGEARRHGYAEGIALSVDGYLSEGAGENLFVVRNGILSTPPTTSAILPGITRDTIMTLAKERGYEVREENIAREALYLADEIFMTGTAAEIVPVRSVDQITVGEGKRGPVTKALQQAYFGLFNGETEDKWGWLDYVYPADK from the coding sequence ATGGCCAACACAGCGGATTTTATTTGGTTCAACGGTGAAATGGTGCCTTGGGGCGATGCCAAGGTGCACGTGCTAACCCATGCCATGCATTACGGTACCTCGGTCTTCGAAGGTATCCGCTGCTACAACACCCCGAAAGGCCCGGCGGTCTTCCGCCATAAAGAACACATGGATCGTCTGAAAAACTCAGCCAAAATCTACCGCTTCCCGATCCCGTACAGCTCGGAAGAGCTGATGGAGATCTGCCGTGAGACCTTGCGGGTCAACCAGCTGGAGTCGGCGTATATCCGCCCGCTGGGCTATGTCGGCAATGTTGGCCTGGGCGTTTGCCCGCCAGTGGGCACCGAGATGGACGTGATGGTGGCGGCTTTCCCGTGGGGCTCCTACCTGGGCGAGGAAGCGCTGGAAAACGGGGTCGATGCGATGATCTCCAGCTGGCACCGTGCCGCACCGAATACCATCCCGACCGCTGCCAAGGCTGGCGGTAACTACCTGTCATCCCTGCTGGTCGGCGGTGAAGCCCGCCGCCACGGCTATGCCGAAGGGATCGCCTTGAGTGTTGACGGTTACCTGTCGGAAGGGGCAGGTGAGAACCTGTTTGTGGTTCGCAACGGCATCCTGTCGACCCCACCCACCACCAGCGCCATCCTGCCGGGGATCACCCGTGACACCATCATGACGCTGGCCAAAGAGCGCGGTTATGAAGTGCGCGAAGAAAACATTGCCCGCGAAGCCCTGTACCTTGCCGATGAGATCTTCATGACCGGGACCGCTGCCGAAATCGTGCCAGTTCGCAGCGTCGACCAGATCACCGTCGGAGAAGGTAAACGCGGCCCAGTGACCAAAGCTCTCCAGCAAGCCTACTTCGGCTTGTTCAATGGCGAGACTGAGGACAAATGGGGTTGGCTTGACTACGTTTACCCTGCCGACAAGTAA
- a CDS encoding putative thiol:disulfide interchange protein (COG0526) produces the protein MFKKILAFASVALLSLSVQAAKFTEGDYYKVLDLPKSSSPVVTEYFSFYCPHCNSFEPIIQQLKKNLPDNAKLQKNHVSFMGGAMGKSMSKAYATSVVLGVEDTMTPVLFARVHDMQKPPRNDDELRQIFLDEGVSAEDFDGAFNSFAVNSMVNRFNKAFQDSGLTGVPAIIVNNKYQVEAGKVKSIDEYFELVNYLLTK, from the coding sequence ATGTTTAAGAAAATCCTAGCTTTTGCCAGCGTGGCACTGCTGTCGCTGTCGGTTCAGGCGGCGAAGTTTACCGAGGGCGATTACTACAAGGTATTGGATCTGCCAAAGTCCAGCAGCCCGGTGGTGACCGAATACTTCTCGTTTTACTGCCCACACTGCAACAGCTTCGAGCCCATCATCCAGCAGCTGAAGAAAAACCTGCCGGACAATGCCAAGCTGCAGAAGAACCACGTCTCTTTCATGGGCGGCGCGATGGGTAAGTCGATGAGCAAGGCCTACGCTACCTCCGTGGTGCTCGGCGTGGAAGACACCATGACCCCAGTGCTGTTTGCCCGCGTCCATGACATGCAAAAACCACCGCGCAACGACGACGAGCTGCGCCAGATCTTCCTGGATGAAGGCGTCAGCGCAGAAGACTTCGACGGTGCCTTCAACAGCTTTGCCGTGAACTCGATGGTGAACCGCTTCAACAAAGCCTTCCAGGACAGCGGCCTGACCGGCGTACCGGCGATTATCGTCAACAACAAGTACCAAGTTGAAGCCGGCAAGGTCAAATCTATCGACGAGTACTTCGAGCTGGTGAACTACCTGCTGACCAAATAA
- a CDS encoding dihydroxy-acid dehydratase (COG0129), which yields MPKYRSATTTHGRNMAGARALWRATGVKDEDFGKPIIAVVNSFTQFVPGHVHLKDLGQLVAKEIEAAGGIAKEFNTIAVDDGIAMGHGGMLYSLPSRELIADSVEYMVNAHCADAMVCISNCDKITPGMLMASLRLNIPVIFVSGGPMEAGKTKLSDQILKLDLVDAMIQGADPNVSDEQSEQIERSACPTCGSCSGMFTANSMNCLTEALGLSQPGNGSMLATHADREQLFINAGKRIVELTKRYYEQDDASALPRNIATKQAFENAMALDIAMGGSTNTVLHLLAAAQEGEVDFTMEDIDRMSRQVPHLCKVAPSTQKYHMEDVHRAGGVYGILAELDRAGLFHSSCQNVLGQSFAESFKHYDVMQTESQAVKDFFRAGPAGIRTTQAFSQDCRWDTLDDDRENGCIRSKEHAFSQDGGLAVLSGNMALDGCIVKTAGVDESCLTFTGPAIVFESQETAVEGILGGKVKAGDVVVIRYEGPKGGPGMQEMLYPTTYLKSMGLGKECALITDGRFSGGTSGLSIGHVSPEAANGGTIGLIQDGDTIAIDIPNRSIELQVDEATLASRREQAEQRGWKPVDRQREVSFALRAYANLATSADKGAVRDKSKLEG from the coding sequence ATGCCCAAGTACCGCTCCGCCACTACCACCCACGGCCGTAATATGGCTGGTGCCCGTGCCCTATGGCGCGCCACCGGCGTGAAAGATGAAGATTTCGGCAAGCCAATTATTGCGGTGGTCAACTCGTTCACCCAATTTGTTCCGGGCCATGTCCACCTCAAGGATCTCGGCCAGTTAGTCGCGAAGGAAATTGAAGCGGCGGGCGGTATCGCCAAAGAATTCAATACCATTGCTGTTGATGATGGTATCGCCATGGGCCACGGTGGCATGCTCTACTCTCTGCCGTCACGCGAGCTGATCGCCGACTCGGTCGAATACATGGTCAACGCCCACTGTGCCGATGCCATGGTCTGTATCTCCAACTGCGACAAGATCACCCCGGGGATGCTGATGGCCTCGCTGCGCCTCAATATCCCGGTGATCTTTGTTTCCGGCGGCCCAATGGAAGCCGGCAAGACCAAGCTGTCGGATCAGATCCTCAAGCTGGATCTGGTTGATGCCATGATCCAGGGCGCCGATCCTAACGTCTCCGACGAGCAGAGCGAGCAGATCGAACGCTCGGCGTGCCCGACATGCGGCTCGTGCTCGGGTATGTTTACCGCCAACTCGATGAACTGCCTGACCGAAGCACTGGGCCTGAGCCAGCCTGGCAACGGCTCGATGCTGGCCACCCACGCCGACCGCGAGCAGCTGTTTATCAATGCCGGCAAGCGAATTGTCGAGCTGACCAAGCGCTACTACGAGCAGGATGATGCTAGCGCACTGCCGCGCAACATCGCGACCAAGCAAGCGTTCGAAAACGCCATGGCCCTCGATATAGCCATGGGCGGCTCAACCAACACCGTCCTTCACTTGCTCGCTGCGGCGCAGGAAGGTGAGGTCGACTTCACCATGGAAGACATCGACCGCATGTCGCGCCAGGTTCCGCACCTGTGCAAGGTGGCGCCATCGACCCAGAAATACCACATGGAGGATGTTCACCGGGCGGGTGGGGTTTACGGTATCCTGGCCGAGCTGGATCGTGCCGGCCTGTTCCACAGCAGCTGCCAGAATGTGCTTGGCCAAAGCTTTGCAGAATCATTCAAGCACTACGATGTGATGCAGACCGAGTCACAGGCAGTGAAAGACTTCTTCCGTGCCGGCCCAGCCGGGATCCGTACCACCCAGGCCTTCTCGCAAGACTGCCGCTGGGATACCCTGGATGATGACCGTGAAAACGGCTGTATCCGCAGCAAAGAACACGCCTTCAGCCAAGACGGCGGCCTGGCGGTGTTGTCCGGCAACATGGCTCTCGATGGCTGCATCGTGAAGACCGCTGGGGTCGATGAGAGCTGCCTGACCTTCACCGGCCCGGCGATTGTGTTCGAAAGCCAGGAAACCGCCGTTGAGGGGATCCTGGGGGGCAAGGTCAAAGCCGGCGATGTAGTGGTGATCCGCTACGAAGGCCCGAAAGGCGGTCCAGGTATGCAGGAGATGCTCTACCCAACCACTTACCTCAAATCCATGGGGCTGGGCAAAGAGTGCGCGCTGATCACCGACGGCCGTTTCTCCGGCGGCACCAGCGGCCTATCGATTGGCCACGTCTCGCCGGAAGCTGCCAACGGCGGCACTATCGGCCTGATCCAGGACGGCGACACCATTGCCATCGATATCCCCAACCGCAGTATCGAGCTGCAGGTCGACGAAGCAACGCTCGCCAGCCGCCGTGAGCAAGCCGAACAACGCGGCTGGAAGCCAGTGGATCGTCAGCGCGAAGTGTCCTTTGCCCTGCGCGCCTACGCCAACCTTGCGACCAGCGCCGATAAGGGTGCGGTACGCGATAAATCGAAGCTGGAAGGATAA
- a CDS encoding serine/threonine protein kinase (COG2334) produces the protein MTQQHGFNFADLNPDLLLDALDSIGIRAESGLLPLNSYENRVYQFVAEDGARYVTKFYRPQRWTDEQIGEEHQFTLELAEQEIPVAAPINIAGHTLHPFQHHRLALFPSMGGRQFEVDNFDQLEWVGRFLGRIHRVGQRTTFQHRPTIGLEEYLYQPRQTLEQSAMIPDHLKHAFFADLDTLIRELEQQWHNDWQSIRLHGDCHPGNILWRDGPLFVDLDDARNGPAIQDLWMLLNGERHDQLAQLDTILEAYCEFADFDHKQLQLIEPLRGLRMVHYMAWLARRWEDPAFPQAFPWFADAKYWEGQVLAFKEQLAALNEPPLQLMPQW, from the coding sequence ATGACACAACAACACGGCTTCAACTTTGCCGATCTAAACCCAGACTTGTTGCTGGACGCCCTCGACAGCATCGGGATTCGGGCTGAATCCGGCTTGCTACCGCTCAACAGCTATGAGAACCGGGTTTACCAGTTTGTCGCCGAAGATGGTGCCCGCTATGTCACTAAGTTCTACCGCCCCCAGCGCTGGACCGACGAACAGATCGGCGAAGAGCACCAGTTCACGCTGGAGCTGGCCGAGCAAGAGATTCCCGTGGCAGCCCCGATCAACATCGCCGGCCATACCCTGCACCCTTTTCAGCACCACCGCCTGGCCTTATTTCCTAGCATGGGCGGGCGCCAGTTCGAAGTCGACAATTTTGACCAGCTCGAGTGGGTCGGGCGCTTCTTGGGCCGGATCCACCGGGTAGGCCAGCGCACAACATTCCAGCACCGACCGACCATCGGTCTCGAAGAATACCTCTACCAGCCTCGCCAGACCCTCGAGCAGTCGGCCATGATCCCCGATCACCTCAAGCATGCTTTTTTTGCCGACCTCGATACCCTGATCCGCGAGCTGGAGCAACAGTGGCACAATGACTGGCAGTCTATCCGCCTGCACGGCGACTGCCACCCGGGTAATATCCTGTGGCGTGACGGTCCGCTGTTTGTCGATTTGGATGATGCGCGCAACGGCCCGGCTATCCAGGATCTGTGGATGCTGCTCAACGGCGAGCGCCATGACCAGCTAGCCCAGCTCGATACAATTCTGGAGGCCTATTGCGAGTTTGCCGATTTTGATCACAAACAGTTGCAACTGATTGAGCCTTTGCGCGGTCTTAGGATGGTACATTACATGGCGTGGCTGGCCCGTCGCTGGGAAGATCCTGCTTTCCCGCAGGCATTCCCTTGGTTTGCCGATGCCAAGTATTGGGAAGGCCAGGTCTTGGCCTTCAAGGAGCAGCTGGCAGCCCTCAACGAGCCGCCATTGCAACTGATGCCACAATGGTAA